In one Lycorma delicatula isolate Av1 chromosome 5, ASM4794821v1, whole genome shotgun sequence genomic region, the following are encoded:
- the LOC142325693 gene encoding HIG1 domain family member 2A, mitochondrial-like, giving the protein MSEKLKPKSETNDLEWLRLRPAADVPLNEETFIEKFYRKFKENPFVPLGALATSACLGLGLWHLKGSRSDKQQIYMRGRVLAQSFTIAAFVVGTAFFASKRDEKP; this is encoded by the exons ATGAGCGAGAAATTGAAGCCTAAATCTGAAACTAACGACTTGGAATGGTTAAGGTTAAGACCAGCTGCTGATGTACCTCTGAACGAAGaaacttttatagaaaaattttatcgtaaatttaaaGAGAATCCATTTGTACCACTTG gtGCTTTGGCCACTTCAGCTTGTTTGGGATTAGGTTTATGGCATTTAAAAGGCAGCAGAAGTGACAAGCAACAAATTTACATGAGAGGTAGAGTGTTAGCTCAGAGTTTTACTATTGCTGCTTTTGTTGTTGGAACTGCTTTCTTTGCTTCCAAACGAGATGAAAAACCATAA